DNA from Rubripirellula lacrimiformis:
GGTCGGGAGAGGGGATTGCCGGGCGAAGCGAGTCAGACCGCTCTATTCCGGTTCGCGTTCATCCGTTCGTTCACCCTCGCGATATTTCGAAAATGGAACGAAGCACAACGGCACCCGACGGCGAGAACAACCAGCCGAGCGCACCGCAATTGATCACGACAGTAACCCAAAACACGACTTGAAAAGACTGCTTTCTGGATTTGTGATGAAGCAGCGACTGTGCGACTGCTGCACCTGGCCAGCCACCTATCAGCCCTAAGAGATGCAAAGTGCTTTCTTGTGTTCGCCAACGGCCCTGTTTTGCTGCTGACTTGTCGAGCGAGTAGGCAACAAATGCGACAACGCTAGAGACGAAATAGAGCCCGAGAATCGGAACCGGCAGCTTCCCGAAAACTACCGCCCCTGTCAGAACCACCAAGAAGATACCGGCAAACGTGAGCGAGACGTTTCCAAGTTCAAATGAGGTATTCCACGGCAGACGCTCGTCAGCAAATACGACGCGTTCAGCCCGCACTCGTCCCTTGGCTTCCGTCCCGATTTCGTAGGTCACCATGTCATTTTCAATTGGCCTGCGCTGTCGACCTGAAAAGGACGAGATGTGGACGAAGACTCGTCTTCCGTCGTCAATCGGGGCGATGAATCCGAAGCCTCGTTCATCATTCCAGTTCGCTATTCTTCCTTGATACCGCAATGAAAGTTCTCCGAAGGCTAAGCAGCGAGCGATCAACAAGTGTCGCGATGAAAGTCATCTCGCCCCCGCCGCGCAGCGGTTCGCGGGGGGAGAGAGTTAGAGAGAGAGGGGGAAGAAAGAAACGACACTGATTGATCGCTCGTTGCAAACGTTTGCGATCAGACGGCGGCGACGGAAAATCAACCACTTCAAAACGCCCGATTTCGCCGCTCGGGTGAAGCGTTGGGTTCGAACCGTTTTATGCAGGAAGTCTAGAAGCTGTGGTTAGGTGTCGAACTGTCCGAAATCGTATAGTCCGTAGACGACGAAAGCAAGGAACGCACCAACACCAAGCCAAAATCGTACGCGATCAGAACTGCGAGCAGCAAAGATCGCGACCGTCCCGATCAGTGAGTCGAGGGGCGCTGAAAGGGGACCACTGATGGGCGCTTGATAGTCCTCCACCTTGTGAGGGGATTGGCTGGATTATCGTCGTTCGTTTTGCAGGTGTGAAACGGAGACGATGATTCGGTGGCCAATCATTTAAGCGTGACTAAATCCAATCAGATCAAGCGTTTACGACAGAAAGGACTGTCTCAGCGTCAGATCGCCGACTCTGTCGGTGTCGATCGCAAGAAGGGAACGAGCAAGTACGTGTCATGTTGCACTCACGATTCACAGTCAGCTGACTGTTCGCCACCGACCGGTGGTAAATCATCGTGGCGTCAAGCGTGATCCAATGGCTTGAGTTTTGGCGGCAACGCGAAGACTTAAAACTCGTCCTCAACCGCGTAGTGCGGACCCGCACGCTACGTGGTGTGGGGAGGGTCACCGGAAACGGTGACCCTTACCCGATTTCGTCAGTTTTGCAGCGGCGGGAAAGCGTTCATAGTGCCCACCCGTTGTCTGAAGTCTATCAATCACGCAGTAATTTATCAAATTCCTGGTGATGCAGGGCACGGTCGTTTAGCAAATAGGGAGTTCGCTTGATGCGTATGCCAATAGCGAGTCCTATCAACGTGAACGCCAGCAATACGAAAACGGCAAAAATGCAAACGATCATCACAGCGGCGGGAAAAATGGGCGAGTGATCGGTTGCGGTCGGATCAATCGCGCCCGACATGATACGCCAAACCGCGAGGAGCCCTAGAACGCATCCGATCAGAGCGCCGCGTCTTGCGTAGGACGATGGCGGAGTCTGGGATTCCGAATCGTTGATTAGGTTTTCGCTAACAGTGTCGTTTTGCATGGACGCGAACGCGAACTTTTAGTCTGACGAACGATTGAGGTGACGGGGGGCGAGGAGAGGAGCCTGACTTCAGGACCGACTGCGCCGAGCCCTCCCGTTCACCGGTTTGTTATTTGGCGATCCATTGAATCACGGTACCAACGCCGATTGCAAATATGATCACTGCCACCGCAAACACCGTCAAGCATCCAATCGGCATCACGCGGTCAAACCAACGGTTGGTGGGTTTCGTTGACGAGTGAGTATCCGATAGTTCGAACCAATCAAAGTTGATCGTTGAATCTGGTGACACCAAGTATTCGAGATCAACCCCGAATCCCTGTTCCGAATCGTCATTGAGCGTCGCTTGCAGGAGTTCGATTCCAAGCCTTCGGTAGCCGTTGCGATTCCCAGTCATCTTCGCTTCGTCCGGCCCGCCACCGTATTGGGTCAGTTGGACCCATGATCCGTCACGCGGCACAGAATCATCGAGCGCCGAGATGATCGATCGAAGGTCGGTGTCATCATCAGTATTCGCGTCGTTGTCTGGAGTGTTTTCATTCACGCGAGAGCATCTAGATCGAGATTACATGTGCGAATTGTGTGAGGCTGCCGTAGCCAAATAACGTTCGAATTCGCGGGTTGGCGGGAACTGATCATCTACTTCGAGAAGCACGGTCACCGCCACTCCCGTGAGCCGAGCGTCCAGGGGAGGCTTTGCCGGGGTCAGGCCTTGTGTTCGGTGTTCAGGTAAAGTTGCCGTTCGATATTTGCAGCATCTTGACGCCACCGCGAGGACTCCTTGTGCCGTTGTTCCGCTCGACGAACCAGATTCGATACACTGTCCACTCCCGACAGACCAAACCTCGGCCCCAACTCTCGTAGGGTGGCCGGCGACCATCGTCGGCATAGCCAGGCCGCCATGTCGCGGCCCGCTGCGGCGCTTCGGAACACAGCGTAGTCCGCCGGCTCCACTGCGTGGTAGGCAGCGGCTGACGCAATGATCTCATCGGCTCCGACACTTCCCAGTCGCCTGGATGTGCTCTGCTGGCGAACCACGTCGTCTCCGTCAGCCAGCTGGATCATCCGACGCAGAAAGTCTTCGCTTCCGAAAACCCACTCGCGTAGCTCTGTCTTGAAAGGGTTTTCAGGGACTTCCAAGCCGGCTTTGACATAGCGGCGGTAAGCGGTCGCGGCGTCCTTGCCGCCCACCGACGCATTCCAGTACGCATGCAGCTGGTCGTAGGCAATCCAGTCGACCCGCTTTGACTTCCGCGCGTAACCCGCAAAACTGCTGTTGGGCCAGGACTCGGGGGCGGCAGCCAGCGGGCGAGTGCCGTTGCAAGGATTTAAGTGGATGTACCGACTGAGTGTCCAGTAATAGCCCGCATCTTCGACCAGAAAGGCTTTGTAGCGTCCCTGATAGAGATGTCCGGTTCGGTGGTTTCGTTTGGCATACCAGTTGGCGTACCCGGAAAGCCAATGCTGCATGCCGCGAGCCAAATTGGGCTCGGGAGTTTGGATCAGGGCATGGATATGATTTGGCATCCAGCAATAGGCCAGCACGACCCACCCACTTCGCTGGACCTCGTCGTGAAGTCCCTGCGTGAAGCGATCGTAGTGGCCTTGATCGTGAAACAGCTTGCGCCGTCCATCACCACGGGTGACGACGTGGTAGTTGGCGCCAGGGAACTGGATCCGGGGCGGTCTGGGCATGGCAATCCTCCGGCACAAAAAGGAGCAGCTCTTTACGCTATCCCTCTGCAACACCGAACACAAGGCCTGACCCCGGCGAAGCCTTCCGCCAACGCCCGCGACGATTCTCTAAGCCACGGAAAGTTGAATGTGATGCGTAGGGATTCAAGGCGGAATCAAAGTTGGCGAACGGCGACGATCACCGAGGACCGCCAATGTGGTTTCCATTTGTAAAAGCGCCATGCGGTCCTTCGTGTGAATCGCATGGTTCGCCGCATTTGCAGCGCAGTCGCGTTGATCCCCAGGATCAACGCTAACCCAATATATCAATCGCATCGCCCGACCGCAAAACATTTGTGTACGAGCACGAAACGCATGCGCGATCTCCGCCGCGGGCCATTGCGAAGTCGCAAATACTCGTTCGCGATGCAGGTGAACCGACTGGGCGGAATCGGGCGTCCGATTCTCAAACCTGACGGATGCTTTGGATAAGTCCGTAGAGTGCGACTGCCGCGCCAATACCGTATGCGACAAGCGAACCGATCGGGCCAAAAGCGAAGAAACCGATGGCACAGCACACAATGCAGAACGCGGAGTAGGCATATGGACCACTAACGACACGGTTGAGCATTCACAAAGCCTCTGTCGGCGAACGGTGGCCATCAGCGGGTGGCGACGATCGATTTAACCATTGCCAAGCAGCTTGCCACCCGTCCTCCGCTGCAGTACGCCCAGTATGGGCGTGATCTTATCGGGTGCCATCCATTGTCGGATCAGTCTCGTGTGTTTGGTTCCAGTCATTTCAAGAAGGGAGTCATCATACCAGATGAATAGCTCGTAGGAAATCAACACGAGGTGAGGGCACACCTCGACATAAAGGGAAGGTCGAGCGAGGCGTTGACTACGTCCAAGAGAATGCACTTCGCGGACGAACGTTCGCATCGCTGATCGAGCAGAATGACTTCTTGTTGCACTGGGAAGCTACGGTTGCCGACGTTCGAATTCATGGAACGACACGGAAGCAAGTCCGCGACCACTTCGATGCAGCGGAGAAGAACGAACTGCTGCCACTGCCCACCGAGCGTTTCGCTAACTTTAGCGAAGCACGTCGCAAGGTGAACCGCGACGGTCATGTAGCGATCGATCATGCGTTCTACAGTGCACCACCGGAATACGTCGGCAGAAGCGTTTGGGCTCGATGGGATGTCCGTCGCTTCAAGCAGCGTGTCCGCGAGATCACCGGCAGAAGCCGGGGGATTTCAATGGACCGCCGACTGGGCGAGCTGCGACGCTACGTCCGCGGCTGGATGGGCTACTTCGGGATCGCATCGCAATTGAAACTGTTCGACAAACTCGATCAGTGGATCCGCCGCCGCATTCGGATGTGCTACTGGAAACGGCCGAAGCGTCGTCGGACGATGCTGATTCGGCTGGGAGTTCCTCGCCGCCAAGCGATTCGTCACGCACGCAGTCGCAAAGGCTACTGGCGGATGGCGAAAACCATCGCCAGCAACGTTGGACTGACCAACAAGTGGCTCCAAGAACAAGGCTTACTCAGCATGAAGACTCTGTGGGCAGAGCTTGCTCCACTTCGTCGAACCGCGTAGTGCGGACCCGCACGCTACGTGGTGTGGGGAGGGTCACCGGAAACGGTGACCCTTACCCGATTTCCCCGCGGTCTTTCATGGGATTGTATGATCTAGGAGGAAGTCCGTCAGCGGAACGGAAATCAAACCACCACCAGAGTAGCACGATCCCTCGACGCTGGGCAACTCAGCGCAATCGTAGTCGATTTCGAGCATGCGATCAGACATGCAAGTCGATAGTTTCAATGAACCAATCGCAGAGTTGGTCGTACCCGGTGTGTGTTTGATCTCGCCAATGGAAACACAAACGAACCTGTTGAACGAGCTCATTAGCGGGCAACTCGCCACCGGAGCATCGTCAACGAGTAGTCGAAGATGTGAAGGTGAAAGCAAGATGGAGTGCCCTGCTTGAGGGGGGATCAACCATTGAAATGTGATCCGACAAGATTCCAGATGAGCTAGCAGAGTTGCGGTGTTGTCAATCAGCATCGGGTCATTGCGAGCCATCGCGATTCCGTGCGAATACGTCAGTCGGGGAACGGTAGGGTTCAGCGGGGCCGCGTGAACGGCTCTCCACCTCAAAAACGTCAACTCGCGGCCTCCGTTGCAACCCATGGTTCCCCGCATCTTACCATGTAGCAGTATGGAATAGCCATCGCGTCTTGACAGGTAGCAGTGGTTTGCCAGTCTGTCGTCTTGTTTCGGATACCGCAGTCGATTCGGTGGCACGCACGTCCGTGACCGTAACAATGCGGTCGGGAAGTTTTGGTTTCATCGCTTCGAGCCGCATTCCAACGAAAAGACGTTTGTCCTTTCCAGCATCGAGAATGACGGTCTGCGTTATCAGATCGAGTTTGTCAGTCAGTTTCTTGCGTTCAGGCTCGTTCACGGAAAGAACCTTCGCCTGAATTGGGTCCAGGTCGAGATATTTCTGGTATTCCGCAGGCAATTCAGGTCGTTGAAGCGTTGGTTGATTCCGGGCAGATTGCGAAGACAAAACCATCATTGGCATTGGCGAAACACCGCGTGCCGCTAGACAAAAACGATGAACGTCTTGAGCAGGGACAAGAAAGATCGAATTGCGAAACGGTGTCACGATATAGCGAGTGTCAGTCACGTACGGATCGTCGTATTCGATCCTCCAGTCGATCGAAAGATAGCGGCCATTGGATTCAATCGTGCCGAAGTTTTGCTCGTACAGTCCTAAGCAACCGTGCCACTGGAATGCGGCTCCAACGCGTGGAGCAACCCATAGTCGGAGATTCATTCCAAGTCCGTCGCCAGCGCAATACTCGCCAGCCCATGGATGGTCCGGTAACGAAGCGATCTCAGCTTTGGCGTCGGCTATCCGTTCCGCGACTTTTGTGGCGGCCGCTTCGCCAGCATCATCGGCGTGTAGCACTTGCGTGGAGAGAAGCGTCAACAATAAAGCAACGGTTTTCAACATGAAGCACTTAAAGTCGACGAACGTTTGCGATAACCGAGTCGCGGGAATCGATTGTCCATTGCCAAGTCGCCCGGCTACCGCGACTTCGGTTCATCGCCTGGTTCGCCGCTCGCCGCTGGCATCGT
Protein-coding regions in this window:
- a CDS encoding DUF1294 domain-containing protein encodes the protein MIARCLAFGELSLRYQGRIANWNDERGFGFIAPIDDGRRVFVHISSFSGRQRRPIENDMVTYEIGTEAKGRVRAERVVFADERLPWNTSFELGNVSLTFAGIFLVVLTGAVVFGKLPVPILGLYFVSSVVAFVAYSLDKSAAKQGRWRTQESTLHLLGLIGGWPGAAVAQSLLHHKSRKQSFQVVFWVTVVINCGALGWLFSPSGAVVLRSIFEISRG
- a CDS encoding transposase, translating into MPRPPRIQFPGANYHVVTRGDGRRKLFHDQGHYDRFTQGLHDEVQRSGWVVLAYCWMPNHIHALIQTPEPNLARGMQHWLSGYANWYAKRNHRTGHLYQGRYKAFLVEDAGYYWTLSRYIHLNPCNGTRPLAAAPESWPNSSFAGYARKSKRVDWIAYDQLHAYWNASVGGKDAATAYRRYVKAGLEVPENPFKTELREWVFGSEDFLRRMIQLADGDDVVRQQSTSRRLGSVGADEIIASAAAYHAVEPADYAVFRSAAAGRDMAAWLCRRWSPATLRELGPRFGLSGVDSVSNLVRRAEQRHKESSRWRQDAANIERQLYLNTEHKA
- a CDS encoding group II intron maturase-specific domain-containing protein; this translates as MLHWEATVADVRIHGTTRKQVRDHFDAAEKNELLPLPTERFANFSEARRKVNRDGHVAIDHAFYSAPPEYVGRSVWARWDVRRFKQRVREITGRSRGISMDRRLGELRRYVRGWMGYFGIASQLKLFDKLDQWIRRRIRMCYWKRPKRRRTMLIRLGVPRRQAIRHARSRKGYWRMAKTIASNVGLTNKWLQEQGLLSMKTLWAELAPLRRTA